The proteins below are encoded in one region of Brassica napus cultivar Da-Ae chromosome A6, Da-Ae, whole genome shotgun sequence:
- the LOC111210845 gene encoding protein SKIP34-like — protein sequence MCYGHNQSFSRNTLRSRSHDGENEDSLVVDDLRDRLAETEARLRRARAREAELSRRLEQMKRFVSVMEIMEAFLERRFQEQKDRIDRLFSTK from the coding sequence ATGTGTTACGGTCACAATCAATCGTTTTCACGCAACACCCTCCGTAGCCGATCCCACGACGGAGAAAACGAAGATTCGTTGGTGGTCGACGATCTTCGTGACCGGCTCGCGGAAACAGAGGCGCGGCTGCGACGAGCCAGAGCGAGAGAAGCGGAGCTCAGCCGTCGGTTAGAGCAGATGAAGAGATTCGTTTCCGTCATGGAGATCATGGAGGCTTTCTTAGAACGGAGATTCCAAGAGCAGAAAGATCGAATCGATCGCCTCTTCTCAACCAAATGA
- the LOC106431866 gene encoding putative U-box domain-containing protein 50 — protein MEEVQNQVLEEEAKGSTTVEKVYIAVGNDLQEGFKTIDWALKKWNNIPISIVLLHLCSISQDFVYTPFGKLPASSVSEEKLQVLRKYEDQKINKLLSKYVTFCKKLQVKAELHKVEKEDDSIQVLILDLITKLRITKLVMGITFMRSSSSWKSKSAISGSFHIYQNKPDFCEFYIICGGKMVLLKRENDANNNIRSWIGKMFHDPGRNLDRSSNGSDDPAASGSPWDKNLQEMEIYFQQLLSLNLDEDDEDNVQEEEDEDGGEEVALDVLQHLNVGEKLEYVRRKVNEAKLMIDGNMREVKVNAERSDKAEWAISLCNCRIEELEAGIKEESERREKLQGTLDSDRECIEQTKNDIEKGKAKLVSLGELREELSSKVETMREAKLQTEAELERVALEKGEMIMEIEKLRNQRDVFNRRIEFCKEKEATGFAADEVKCGYREYVAEDIRLATESYSDRLRLKSGGNWTNVYRGRIKHTTMAVKVIGDRLSDEEFAAKVKLLNEIRHPNLVAIAGYSPERPKCILFEYMHSGNLRDNLFTSQRKSRRSKILKWHDRIRIAHQVCSGLGFLHSVKPKPIVHGRLTPSKILLDRNLVAKITGFGLAMHSDQSDTKPDVMAFGVLLLHLLTGRNWPGLLKAMSMNQASILRDLDQTAGKWPLELAKEFGALAVKCSSVNRGGNMEFSTKEIMEELGKIMEKANEFRTKGGYEEATNSKNDEADPNDIPSVFICPILQEVMKNPHIAADGFSYELEAIEEWLSMGHDTSPMTNLRLDYQVLTPNHTLRALIQDWHSKKAAQASS, from the exons atggaagaAGTTCAGAATCAGGTAttggaagaagaagcaaaaggaTCAACGACGGTGGAGAAAGTGTACATAGCCGTAGGAAACGATTTACAAGAAGGTTTCAAGACGATCGACTGGGCTTTAAAGAAATGGAACAACATACCAATCTCCATCGTTCTTCTCCACCTCTGCAGCATTTCTCAAGATTTCGTCTACACCCCTT TTGGGAAGCTTCCAGCGAGTTCTGTGAGCGAGGAGAAGCTTCAAGTACTGAGAAAGTACGAGGACCAAAAGATCAACAAGTTGTTGTCTAAATACGTTactttttgtaaaaag TTACAGGTGAAAGCAGAGTTACACAAGGTGGAGAAGGAAGATGATTCAATCCAAGTACTAATCTTAGATCTGATCACAAAGCTCCGAATCACAAAACTCGTCATGGGAATCACTTTCATgagatcttcttcatcttg GAAATCGAAGAGTGCGATAAGCGGATCGTTCCACATATATCAGAATAAACCGGATTTTTGCGAGTTTTATATAATCTGTGGAGGCAAAATGGTTTTGCTAAAGAGAGAGAACGATGCCAACAACAATATTAGAAGCTGGATTGGTAAAATGTTCCATGATCCGGGGAGAAACCTAGACCGTTCATCTAACGGCAGTGATGATCCAGCGGCTAGTGGAAGTCCATGGGATAAGAACTTGCAGGAGATGGAGATTTATTTCCAGCAACTGTTGAGTTTGAATCTTGACGAAGACGATGAAGACAATGtccaagaagaagaggatgaagATGGTGGTGAGGAGGTGGCACTAGACGTGCTGCAACATTTG AATGTAGGAGAGAAGTTAGAGTATGTGAGAAGAAAGGTGAATGAAGCTAAGCTGATGATAGATGGAAACATGAGAGAAGTCAAAGTCAACGCTGAGAGATCAGACAAAGCTGAATGGGCTATCTCTTTATGCAACTGCAGA ATTGAAGAGCTTGAAGCTGGGATCAAAGAAGAAAGCGAGAGACGAGAGAAGCTTCAAGGGACACTAGATTCAGACAGAGAATGCATTGAACAAACAAAGAACGACATTGAAAAAGGAAAAGCAAAGCTAGTTTCTCTTGGGGAGCTTCGAGAGGAGCTCTCAAGCAAGGTTGAGACAATGAGGGAAGCTAAACTACAAACAGAAGCTGAGCTGGAGAGGGTCGCGTTAGAGAAAGGAGAGATGATAATGGAGATCGAGAAACTTAGGAACCAAAGAGATGTGTTCAACCGTAGGATTGAGTTTTGCAAAGAGAAAGAGGCTACAGGGTTTGCTGCAGATGAAGTGAAGTGTGGGTATAGAGAGTACGTTGCAGAGGATATAAGACTGGCCACAGAGAGttactctgatcgtttgaggtTAAAATCTGGCGGCAACTGGACGAACGTGTACCGAGGGAGGATCAAACACACAACCATGGCTGTGAAAGTGATCGGCGACCGTTTATCGGATGAGGAGTTTGCAGCAAAGGTGAAGCTTTTGaatgagattagacatcctaaCTTGGTAGCAATAGCTGGATACTCTCCAGAGAGGCCTAAGTGCATACTCTTCGAGTATATGCATAGTGGGAACTTGAGGGACAATCTATTCACATCGCAGAGGAAATCAAGAAGAAGCAAGATACTTAAATGGCACGATAGGATCCGTATAGCTCACCAGGTTTGCTCTGGACTGGGGTTCTTACATTCCGTTAAGCCGAAACCGATAGTCCACGGTCGCCTCACGCCGTCCAAGATCCTCTTGGACCGTAACCTTGTAGCTAAAATAACAGGTTTTGGACTTGCAATGCATAGTGACCAGTCTGATACAAAGCCTGATGTGATGGCTTTCGGAGTATTGCTACTTCATCTTTTAACCGGGAGAAACTGGCCCGGTTTGCTTAAGGCGATGTCGATGAACCAGGCGAGTATTCTCAGGGATTTGGACCAGACAGCTGGTAAGTGGCCGTTGGAGTTAGCTAAGGAGTTCGGTGCACTTGCGGTGAAGTGCTCTTCGGTTAACAGAGGAGGGAACATGGAGTTTTCGACGAAAGAGATCATGGAGGAGCTTGGTAAGATAATGGAGAAAGCTAATGAGTTTAGAACCAAAGGAGGATACGAGGAAGCAACTAACTCAAAGAACGATGAAGCAGATCCGAATGATATACCGAGTGTTTTCATATGTCCTATACTTCAGGAAGTGATGAAGAATCCACATATTGCAGCAGATGGGTTCTCGTATGAGCTTGAGGCAATAGAGGAGTGGCTAAGCATGGGACATGACACATCTCCTATGACGAATCTGAGACTGGATTATCAAGTTCTGACACCGAACCATACTCTTCGTGCTCTCATTCAAGATTGGCATAGCAAAAAAGCAGCACAAGCTTCCTCCTGA